Part of the Pirellulales bacterium genome, GCTAATCATTTTTTGACAACAGTAAATCGAGGCGAACCAACGGCACCTTGATGCGGAAAACCAGTCGCCGAGAACGACCAACCGCATCCAAACCCTGGGACGCCCTCGAGCGTCCCTCCCGGTGGCAGGCGGCGCGCAGCGCCGACTCGGGTCTTTGACAATTTGGTAGACTCACGCGGCGGCAAAGCTCGCAATGAAGGCCGGAATCGGGCTGGCGGTGTGCGGGAACTCCGGTCAAGCGTGCCGTTACGCACGCCCGCGGCGTGTTCCAAGCAGCAATGCGGTCGCTCCGTGACGGCCGTTTTCCCGTAAACGGCAGCCAGACGGCCGTGCGGCGACACTTGCGGCACCTCACTTGCTTGAGGTGGCGAGAAAGGAACCACCCGATGTCACAATTACGCTACGATCTGACCACGGCCGACTGGGTGATTTTCGCGCCTTCGCGGGCGTTGCGGCCGCACCATCTGCCTTCGGCGGCTCCTTCCGCGCCCTCCGCGGCCGCGCCGTGTCCCTTTTGTCCGGGCAACGAGGCGTTCACGCCGCCGGAGATTTACGTGGCCCGTGGCGGCGGTCCGAACGTGCCGAGCAACTGGCGGGTGCGGGTGATGCCCAACAAGTTTCCCGCCTTGCGGATTGAAGAAGACACGCGACGCATTGAAGAGACGCCCGCGTTTCAATATATGGCCGGTTGCGGGGCGCACGAGCTGATTGTCGAATCGCCCGAACACTCGGTGTTTCTCGCGCAGCAGTCGATCGAGCAGGTCGAGCTGGTGCTGCGCACCGTGCAGCTTCGCCATCAAGACCTGATGCGCGACCGCCGCTTCCAGGCGATCATCGCCTTCAAGAACCACGGCGCGTCGGCGGGCACCTCGCTCGAACACCCGCACTGGCAGGTGATCGCCACGCCGGTCGTGCCGAGGTTGTTGCGCCAAAAGCTGACCGTGGCCGAAGAGCATTTCGA contains:
- the galT gene encoding galactose-1-phosphate uridylyltransferase, yielding MSQLRYDLTTADWVIFAPSRALRPHHLPSAAPSAPSAAAPCPFCPGNEAFTPPEIYVARGGGPNVPSNWRVRVMPNKFPALRIEEDTRRIEETPAFQYMAGCGAHELIVESPEHSVFLAQQSIEQVELVLRTVQLRHQDLMRDRRFQAIIAFKNHGASAGTSLEHPHWQVIATPVVPRLLRQKLTVAEEHFDRTGECLYCMALQEELAADKRILARNEEYVAVLPYASHVPFETWIMPLKRQASFASVDGGLFKPLAQLLRAVLLKLYTALDNPSFNLTIDSVSRGDDSKEYFMWHLRILPRLTTPAGFELGSGMAINTVLPEEAKSFLCEVATTDNHALASAARAETALRAAAAS